The genomic interval CAATTAAATGTGCTCTTAAAACACTTGTTGACATTtactattaaataattattcttaaACTTACAATGACCTCTGTGCAATATTGAAACTAAAACAAGAGACTTACATTTCCTTACCATCCACTAAACTGCGGGTTGCATGACAAGTAATCTTTAGGCACATATTGATCCAAAACCAATGTGctaattaactaataaaataattaattaaaaaactaaataattaattaattaactacaCTTTGAGATTTGGAGGAGGAAGTAGCCATTTGGAGCCTTCGATCATGGCAAGTGTTATGTAAGGCTTGACTTCTGCATCACTTAGTTGCTTTGTGATTTTGGAACGACCTTTTAGATCTGCACCAGGTCCTGTGTTGCGGTACTCTCCAAAATATACAGTGCtgaaaattatatcatattttaattaattgtattatgCAAATGCTCTAATTTTTAATGTATACTTTAGCAAGTGAATTAATTACCTAGCATATTGACTGTGCCTGTTGTCACTCCACCCTTCCTGATTCACAACACTGGTCATATGGGTGTAAGCAAATACAGCTTTAGAATGAGACATCCAAGCTCTACCCAAGAATGTCCCATTCCCTGTTCCTGTAATGTCACAATGCACAAATGAATAACCATTGTCTTCTGAATCACTTTTTCTTGCTTGTGCCACTATAACTGTCATTCCAGTGTCTCCAAGCACTCTCAACTCAGTGTTCTGCATCACCAATTATAATCTTACAAAGTTATTCAAAATGGATTACATACAAGTGTTGTTGTGATGAAATTATATATACTTAATTACCAAATAGAGTGATTTCCCACttccaaaaataaaatccaCAGTGCCTTGAATTAAGCAATTTTTGAACAAATGCCTATTCCTATCATCACATACTGTATCCTGAAATCCCAATAACTTGCAATTATAAAATGATGCTTTGTCACCAGAAATTCTCAATGCCACTGCTTGAGCTCCTTGTCTTTTTCCATCAGGTCTTGGTGCTGTATTCTAATATCAAAtccaaaaccaaaaataaataatcataacaaaaaattccaaattcataccattttttatattgaaactaaaaataaacaaaatttatataacatAAGTGTCAGCAATCAACATCTGCAATATAttgaacttttaaaaattacattaatattcttaattttGTATTCCACCattctaaaatttaatattatatttacattttatgtccataataaataaatactaacgGAAGACTAAAActcaatttgtttaaaatagttGATTTACTGATTTTAGGAATTCAATTTGAGTGAAACAGttgatttattcattttttaccagaatctattttttttaaattcgaaCAGAGCTTCCAAAAACATTAAggataacaattaaaaatatatttaactccgATAAGATTTTTAAGGGAGATGATAAACATACCGAGATCATGATGTTAGCCGCGACGAAATAATCACCTTCAACAATCAATGTAGCACTATCAACAGTTCCATATTGTTGTGCAGTGCCACCATAAGTCAAGTTTGGCATGTTCCCCCCTAATGCCCCATATAAGGTAACAAAAGGTTTTGTTCTCCCAAtagtaattttttcattaaaatttccACCTCCAATATACACAATCACACGTTTAGTGTTCCCTTCAGggatacttttaattgcatcaGTGATGGTTTTGAAATCTCCACTACCATCTTTCATGACCTTAACAACCTTAGCACCTTCCTCTGCAGTAACCAATGCAGGGTCCAATGTATTCTTTCTTTGAGAAAGTGGCTTCACATTGTTATTAAACCATGTATTCAATTGAGCCTTGTCAGAAGGAATTGGCACATTGTCATCAGATAAAACAATATTTGCTGTTAGGAAAGATATTACAAGAGCCACATGAATATAGCTTCTAACTGTTTTTGAGTCCATGATATGTTTTTAgcttttagttttgtttttatgaatttattttcttgattaGGTGATTGATGTTACAATTTATAAGACACAAAATTAGAGGGGTGGCTAAATTTGTGAGACTTTATGTGAAGAGgagttaattttattattaggaGGCTATAATTATATATGGGGTTTATAATGCATGGATATGAAGTTCATTGGTTGCATAACTAGTTTAGATGTTAAGTTAGTTTAAGGTGTTTTAGTTTCTAAACGTACAATGTTGTAAGCCAAAATTAGCAAAAGTTTCtccataaaaaaatgtaaaagaatTTGGTACAGTGAATATAGGCCATGAATTAAATTTAGATAACACATTTATAAGTATGGATTTTTCTAATTTAGAATATTAGTGTTTTTCttactaaatttaaaatgtcaGTGTTGATATATGTTACTCAACATTATAAGGTGTGTAAGTAGGTAGGGCGTGTAGTGAACTTTTGAAGTCTAAGGCAAAAATATAAAGACTCAACactataaaattttgtatttagagtaattttatttattttaaatattataaaatagatgtGGATTTGTTAATTCCAAGAGTTTCTTTGAGATGATTTATTCCATTTAACAActcataataaataataatttttcttaatctaactcttaaattaaaaattcttattgtGTAGAGAAATtctacaattttataaaattttaaaactatttaatattttgttatataatttcaaatgaacgtataataatttttttgaaacaaaagtaaataatatatcaataaacAATAATCAATGGTTGAATTAgtgaaattcattttttataatgaattattaaataGAATAACTTATTTAAAGCTACTCTTATAGTTAACAGATCAATATCCTGAAACAATTACTacataacatataaataaaataacatcattttaaaattcattgatAAGTTTTTCctaatgtaaaaaatatgtaatatgtAACATATTAACATAGTTTTTgtcaatattatattaattaaacaacTTTGATAGACCTGGTCAAAAAATATACAGACAAATTATtaagatataattttttaaactaaaaattagttaactaaaaataaaaataaaaattgagggacataaaactaattaaagaaaaggaaattaagaaagaaaaaaaagttgcCAAAAAAGTTCTACAAGTCATGTATTGAGCGGGaattatataatatagtttCATTGATGCTTTTTTTCatcactatttttaaaataatcctgtaatatttctaaattgtgagaatcataaaatataaattatcacTCGtaaaaataatcacatttaaATTGACTTCAAAATCATAAGAGATTTGATGATCATTATTCTCCTCCAACACTATATCACTTCAAGACATTATTgacttaaattcatttttggttcatttattttgtcaaaaatgaaatttaagaCTTCTGATTTCTACCAACACTTTTTGGGTCCcactattaataaattttagtatttttttttgtccccagtcattttttattatgtagCACTTTTATTAATAACGTGACACTTAGTTGAAATTtgtaaattagataaaataatttagtcattattgttgtaatttattttatttatatattaaaaataaatgaataaaattttaatattttaaattattgttggataacataaataaatattaaaaacatatcaaatttaaatatgaaaatatgtattaaaacatttaaaattaaattaaataaattttaaatattttaaaattattaaaaaagttaaataaattaaataaattttgtagaatgATGTTTTGTAGATTATCAGTCGTGTTCTCAAGCTTCTCACTTTTCTCATTTATTAACaacatttttgagataaaagaatgtcaaattattttttcattttttcacataATAACCAAGAATTAGATATATTTACCTCATCATCTTTTGAAATTGCCATTAAACATATATttgcttcttcatcttcttctatgTTTGAATGTTCAGAATCTTTTCAAGTTGCcatcatagattttttttcttgtatgagattcttttttgattttttttttgttatgaggacattcagttttgtaaTGCCCTAGTTTGTTACTTCCAAAACATGTAATTTGACTTTTATCAacataaattttggagatttcTTGTCTGTTAGGAAGACTTTTTCTAATTTGAACTCTCATCTTCATCATCTTTTGAATCTTTCTTGATATGAGTGATAGTTTCTCATCAAAATCTTTTTGACTGATTCCATTGTCTTTCACCATAAAATCATTACCAAAGCATAATACTCTAACTAAAAGGAATTAGCTCAAAGTGAGCTTAATAATGGACATGAAGTAGAATAATAATGAAGTcgtaacaacaacaatattacaacaaaaataaaatgagatagTAGAAAtgcaaatcacaacaacaactgtCACAATGTTAACTACAACAATCAGATCTAGCTATTCTTCTCCAAGTTCAAACTCCAAAGCTAGCTCAAATGACTTCCAAATATGGTGGAAAAGAAGGATGGCGATGATGGAGTGATTGTGGTGACTAGGTCTGTTGAGAGACtctaaaaattagggttttctcCACACTATTTAGGTTTACAATTGTTGTCTTTTATATAATACAATTTTTGAcacttctctctctctctctctctctctatatatatatatatatatatatatatatatatatatatattgtgtaacaccctgatttttaacagcgcgagtgtattttttttttagataaattcataaaaacaaagaaataaataaggaaatacctttggataaatatttaagtcataacacAACGACAATTAAGTCAACATattttacaagcagcggaataatttttgaaatacgaattcaaagtatttacacatcaaaaagtggtacatggaacccatcaaaaataaaatgtcaagttgacaatattggtataggtacagtcttccaaattaaaataaacaaatcccaaaagaaagacatctagtccctatacgtcaacctaatctgatcattctacaaaaactatacatcccgagtgatcttcacgcaccccgcaagatcctcctaacacagctccagtcaggtgtgtccaactacattcccatccacaaggtactaaccggtaggatggtcctggttctcatctgagggcaaagcccagatttccgcaatagttgtaaagggccaccaaccgaaattaacaattaacacataacattaaagtttttaaatgcacaaaataacctttcaacttagcatgcaccttaaaagggtttccatatgccaaac from Cicer arietinum cultivar CDC Frontier isolate Library 1 chromosome 5, Cicar.CDCFrontier_v2.0, whole genome shotgun sequence carries:
- the LOC101502726 gene encoding pectinesterase 1-like is translated as MDSKTVRSYIHVALVISFLTANIVLSDDNVPIPSDKAQLNTWFNNNVKPLSQRKNTLDPALVTAEEGAKVVKVMKDGSGDFKTITDAIKSIPEGNTKRVIVYIGGGNFNEKITIGRTKPFVTLYGALGGNMPNLTYGGTAQQYGTVDSATLIVEGDYFVAANIMISNTAPRPDGKRQGAQAVALRISGDKASFYNCKLLGFQDTVCDDRNRHLFKNCLIQGTVDFIFGSGKSLYLNTELRVLGDTGMTVIVAQARKSDSEDNGYSFVHCDITGTGNGTFLGRAWMSHSKAVFAYTHMTSVVNQEGWSDNRHSQYASTVYFGEYRNTGPGADLKGRSKITKQLSDAEVKPYITLAMIEGSKWLLPPPNLKV